A stretch of Gemmatimonas aurantiaca T-27 DNA encodes these proteins:
- a CDS encoding sigma-70 family RNA polymerase sigma factor has product MTSDPSATPHDVTRLLAELQNGADGAADQLMRVVYRELHELAEHFMRRERPDHTLQPTALVNDAYLRLMGQRETSWQNRSHFFGIAAQAMRRVLVDHARKARAGKREGGERVTLDESVAESPQRSIDLIALDDALNRLAALDPRQARVVELRYFSGLDIEQTAAVIGISAATVKRDWTFARAFLQRELERS; this is encoded by the coding sequence ATGACCTCCGACCCTTCGGCGACGCCACACGACGTCACCCGCCTCCTGGCCGAGCTGCAGAACGGAGCCGACGGGGCGGCAGATCAGCTCATGCGCGTCGTGTATCGGGAACTGCACGAGCTGGCCGAGCATTTCATGCGGCGCGAACGACCGGACCACACGCTGCAGCCGACCGCGCTGGTGAACGACGCCTATCTGCGTCTGATGGGGCAGCGCGAAACGTCCTGGCAAAACCGTTCCCACTTCTTCGGGATCGCCGCGCAGGCCATGCGACGGGTCCTCGTGGATCATGCACGGAAGGCCCGTGCCGGGAAGCGTGAGGGCGGTGAACGGGTGACGCTCGACGAATCGGTGGCAGAAAGCCCGCAGCGATCCATCGATCTGATCGCCCTCGATGATGCCCTGAACCGGCTGGCGGCACTCGATCCCCGGCAGGCGCGCGTGGTGGAGCTCCGCTACTTCAGTGGACTGGATATCGAGCAGACCGCCGCCGTGATCGGCATCTCGGCCGCCACGGTGAAGCGCGACTGGACCTTCGCGCGCGCGTTCCTGCAGCGGGAACTGGAGCGTTCATGA
- a CDS encoding GIY-YIG nuclease family protein, translating to MSTEAVTQSPEGAPNGRLHGRPAQSSPGHRKQLRALVREGCENRPGVYRMIGPTGGVIYVGQSRVLRTRLLSYFRAKGRRNKAARILRHAFQIEWEYTNTEFGALLRELRLIKQYRPHFNSMMVLDDWPRAYVALTGGNVPGLRVVARSDDPAAVALFGPFRRVQQLREAVRALAETMSLRDCTLEEGSLRTPRRTSRAATLWFAGDPDAPTGKVVASGRSRAPGCLRHDLGTCAGPCIGAGDAVDYRAAAADVRAFFEGRGDVPVRRLEAAMQHAADELAFERARVLRDRLILVRWLFERLQHFHANVDRLTFRYHAVGHADHEWVYLIRRGTVRAELRAPQTETEHEAFRALVARIYDGPDLSGADIPTHDLDEFFLVASWFRRRPVEKQRTRSAHD from the coding sequence ATGAGTACCGAAGCCGTGACGCAGTCCCCCGAGGGAGCGCCGAACGGACGTTTGCATGGCCGTCCCGCGCAATCCTCACCAGGCCACCGCAAACAACTGCGAGCGCTGGTGCGGGAGGGGTGCGAGAATCGGCCGGGTGTGTACCGCATGATCGGGCCCACCGGCGGCGTGATCTACGTCGGCCAGTCGCGGGTGTTGCGCACGCGCCTGCTCTCCTACTTCCGCGCCAAGGGACGACGGAACAAGGCGGCGCGTATCCTGCGCCACGCGTTTCAGATCGAGTGGGAATACACCAACACCGAGTTCGGCGCCCTGCTGCGTGAGCTGCGGCTCATCAAACAGTATCGGCCGCACTTCAACTCGATGATGGTGCTCGACGATTGGCCACGCGCCTACGTGGCGCTCACCGGTGGCAACGTGCCCGGGCTGCGTGTAGTGGCACGTTCCGACGACCCGGCCGCCGTTGCGCTGTTCGGGCCATTCCGTCGTGTGCAGCAGTTACGTGAAGCGGTGCGTGCGTTGGCCGAGACGATGTCGTTGCGGGATTGCACGCTGGAAGAGGGGAGTCTGCGCACGCCGCGCCGCACCTCGCGCGCGGCAACCCTGTGGTTTGCCGGAGATCCTGACGCCCCAACCGGAAAGGTCGTCGCGTCGGGCCGCTCACGGGCACCGGGTTGCCTGCGTCACGACCTGGGCACCTGCGCTGGCCCGTGCATCGGCGCCGGCGACGCGGTGGACTACCGTGCAGCAGCCGCCGATGTTCGTGCGTTCTTCGAAGGTCGTGGCGATGTCCCCGTGCGCCGGCTTGAAGCCGCCATGCAACACGCCGCCGATGAACTGGCCTTTGAGCGGGCGCGCGTGCTGCGTGATCGCCTCATTCTCGTGCGCTGGTTGTTCGAACGCCTGCAGCATTTTCATGCCAACGTCGATCGTCTCACGTTCCGCTATCACGCCGTCGGACATGCCGATCACGAATGGGTCTATCTCATTCGGCGCGGCACCGTGCGCGCCGAACTGCGTGCGCCACAGACCGAGACGGAACACGAGGCGTTCCGGGCTCTTGTCGCGCGCATCTACGACGGGCCGGATCTGTCGGGTGCGGATATCCCCACGCACGATCTCGACGAATTTTTCCTCGTGGCGAGCTGGTTTCGCCGGCGGCCGGTCGAGAAACAGCGCACACGGTCGGCGCATGACTAA
- a CDS encoding response regulator — protein MRLLVVEDDPKLARLIARGLREESYAVDTCELGKDAIAQAAVNSYDAIVLDVMLPDINGFTVVQTLRTRDIRTPVLMLTSRDAVADRIVGLDSGADDYLVKPFDFGELLARLRALLRRPESLQAMQVRVADLEIDLQSHAVSRGGTPISLTAKEYALLELLARNVGRVLSRSDIVSHVWDDNHDPFTNAVEVYVNRLRGKIDRDGHAPLIHTRRGAGYILTDIPPA, from the coding sequence ATGCGCCTGCTCGTCGTTGAAGATGACCCGAAACTGGCCCGTCTCATTGCGCGCGGGCTGCGCGAAGAGTCGTACGCCGTAGACACCTGCGAGCTGGGCAAGGACGCCATCGCGCAGGCGGCGGTGAACAGCTACGATGCGATCGTGCTCGACGTGATGTTGCCCGATATCAATGGCTTCACCGTCGTGCAGACGCTGCGCACGCGCGATATCCGTACACCGGTGCTGATGCTCACCTCGCGCGACGCGGTGGCGGATCGCATCGTCGGGCTCGACAGCGGCGCCGACGACTATCTCGTCAAGCCGTTCGACTTCGGTGAGCTGCTCGCGCGCTTGCGGGCCCTGTTGCGTCGACCGGAATCCTTGCAGGCCATGCAGGTGCGCGTTGCCGATCTGGAAATCGACCTGCAGTCGCACGCGGTATCCCGTGGTGGCACCCCCATCTCGCTCACGGCCAAGGAGTACGCGCTGCTGGAGTTGCTCGCACGCAACGTGGGCCGTGTGCTTTCGCGCAGTGACATCGTGTCGCACGTATGGGATGACAATCACGATCCGTTCACCAATGCGGTGGAGGTGTACGTCAATCGCCTGCGCGGCAAGATCGATCGGGATGGTCATGCACCGCTCATCCACACACGGCGCGGCGCGGGGTACATCCTCACCGACATTCCGCCGGCCTGA
- a CDS encoding sensor histidine kinase: MKPVRISILLRLTLWNASVLALVLTVFVVGGWFTLTQVVQERAITAVSESAQVVAGAVRAERRAIAARGEVEEERGATEQAVLRELRVGNLDIFITDEAAQMMAARQPRLPSDAASDGEEEHRVTLPQPVLMLLDAMRAGHDEDMARTLGTESGVAVRQVILADGPARVAMMRVVPEEHDSPEEPTLLVTALMSEAGDRLLLRQVRNTLILAIPAALLASILAGFAIARRSLAPLEAINVRTASITTANLDDRLPVVNPHDELGRLAQIINGLLGRVDLAFRTQRQFVADASHELRTPIAIIRGEADVTLRRTARTEAEYREALSVIQGESIRLTRIVEDLFLLARVDAGGPIATRDAVELPELAVDAVRSVRSLALSQEVTVTCEIEHAAGSAITSGDASLLRRLLINLLDNAIKHTPRGSTVRVVVDRDANDLILRVSDEGPGVPETIRAHVFERFVHGPKVTESSASTGAGLGLAIAQAIAQVHGGQITLAASPAVGATFEVRLPSPSPTGDIA; encoded by the coding sequence ATGAAGCCCGTTCGCATTTCCATTCTGCTGCGCCTCACGCTCTGGAATGCCAGCGTGCTCGCGCTGGTGCTCACTGTGTTTGTGGTGGGTGGGTGGTTCACGCTCACGCAGGTGGTGCAGGAACGCGCGATCACGGCGGTGAGCGAATCCGCGCAGGTCGTGGCCGGCGCCGTGCGCGCAGAACGTCGTGCCATTGCGGCACGCGGCGAAGTGGAAGAGGAGCGTGGTGCCACCGAGCAAGCGGTGTTGCGGGAACTGCGCGTGGGCAATCTCGACATCTTCATCACCGATGAAGCGGCGCAGATGATGGCAGCGCGGCAACCGCGTCTCCCCTCGGACGCCGCTTCCGACGGCGAAGAGGAGCATCGCGTGACATTGCCGCAGCCCGTGCTGATGCTGCTCGACGCCATGCGTGCGGGACACGACGAAGACATGGCCCGCACCCTCGGCACCGAATCAGGCGTCGCCGTGCGGCAGGTGATTCTGGCGGATGGCCCGGCGCGGGTGGCCATGATGCGCGTGGTGCCCGAGGAACACGACTCTCCGGAAGAGCCCACGCTGCTCGTGACTGCGCTGATGTCGGAGGCGGGTGACCGGTTGCTGCTGCGTCAGGTGCGCAACACCCTCATCCTCGCCATTCCGGCCGCACTCCTGGCGTCGATCCTGGCCGGCTTCGCAATCGCCCGACGCAGCCTCGCGCCACTCGAGGCCATCAATGTGCGGACGGCCTCCATTACGACAGCCAATCTCGACGACCGATTGCCGGTGGTGAATCCACACGATGAACTCGGTCGTCTGGCGCAGATCATCAATGGTCTGCTGGGGCGAGTCGATCTCGCATTCCGTACCCAACGACAGTTCGTGGCCGATGCCTCGCACGAACTGCGCACCCCCATCGCCATCATTCGCGGTGAAGCCGACGTGACCTTGCGGCGCACCGCGCGCACGGAAGCGGAATACCGCGAAGCACTGTCCGTGATTCAGGGTGAGTCCATTCGGCTCACCCGCATCGTGGAAGACTTGTTCCTGCTGGCCCGTGTCGACGCCGGTGGCCCCATTGCCACCCGCGACGCCGTGGAACTGCCGGAGCTCGCCGTGGACGCCGTACGCAGCGTGCGTTCGCTGGCACTCTCCCAGGAAGTCACCGTCACCTGCGAAATCGAACATGCCGCCGGCAGTGCCATCACCAGTGGCGACGCCAGTCTACTCCGCCGCTTGCTCATCAACCTGCTGGACAACGCCATCAAACACACACCACGCGGCAGTACGGTGCGTGTCGTGGTGGACCGCGATGCCAACGACTTGATCCTGCGTGTGAGCGACGAAGGCCCCGGGGTACCGGAGACCATTCGCGCCCATGTCTTCGAGCGTTTTGTACATGGTCCGAAGGTGACGGAATCCTCCGCCAGCACCGGCGCGGGCCTGGGCCTCGCCATTGCCCAGGCCATCGCGCAGGTACACGGTGGTCAGATTACCCTGGCCGCGTCGCCCGCCGTCGGTGCCACGTTCGAGGTGCGTCTGCCCTCGCCCTCACCCACTGGTGACATCGCGTAA